CCGTGCTCGCCGACGTCCTGGCCGCCACCCGCGGCCGCACGCTCGTCCTCGTCACCCACGACCCGGCGGGGCTCGACGCGCTCGACGAGGTGGTGGAGCTCAGCTCGGCGCGCCGGACTCCGGCAGCACGGTGAGCGTCTTCGGGGTGGCGGGCAGGATCCGCTGCACGTAGGACCGGGCCGCCGCGGTGGTCCCGACGTCGGTGCCGGCCTGCTCCGAGAGGAACCAGCGGTGCTCGAGGATCTCGTGGAACAGCTCGGCGGGGGCCAGGCGGTCGGACAGCTCCGGCGGGACCATCGCCATCACGCGGTCGTAGACCTCGGAGCGCCAGCGGTGCCCGGCCACCGTCTCCGGCACCTGACGGCCCTCCTTCTGCTCCAGGTAGGCCCGGTAGCTGACCACGTCGTTGAGCAGGCGGCGCGCCTGGTTCTCCGTGACCTGCAGGCCGGTGAGCACGAACAGCCGGTGCCGGTGCCGGCCGGACTCCGCGACGCGCGTGTGCACCTTGAGCCGCGTGCCCTCCGCCGTGGTGACCAGCTCGATCTCGTCGACGTCGAAGCCCAGCTCGTTGAGCCGGTCGACCCGCTCGGCCACGCGGTAGCGCTGCTCGTCGGGGCGCATCAGCTCCTCGCGCGTCAGCTCGTCCCACAGGGCGTGGTAGCGCGCCGGGAGCTCCGCGGCGATCCGGATCGGGTCGACGTCGTCGGGCAGCAGCCCGCCCGCCTGCAGGTCGAGCAGCTCGCCGCCGACGCGCTCCACGGCGTAGTCGATGTCGAACCCGCGCTGGCCGTCGGTGAGCGAGGGGTGCAGCTCCGCGGTCTCGGCGTCGACCAGGTAGGCGGCGACGCTGCCCGCGTCCGGGCGGAACAGGGTGTTCGACAGCGAGCAGTCGCCCCAGAACAGCCCGGCCAGGTGCAGCCGCGCGAGCAGCTCGACCATCGCGTCGATCAGCTGGTCGGTGGGCTGCTGGGTGTGCCCGTGGGAGAACACGTAGCGGTAGGACATCGAGTAGTCCAGGAAGCGGGTCACGAGGATCGCGTCCTGGCCGTCGCCGCGCTCGACGCAGATGCCGAGCACCGACACCGCCGGCATCTCCATCGCCTCCAGCTCGCCGAGCAGGCGGTACTCCCGCCGGGCGAGCCGCTCGTCGATCTCCTTGAGCGCGTAGACCATGCCGTCGACCTCGACGAAGCGCACCACGTGCCGCGAGATGCCGCGCTGGGCGACCTCGAGGAGGTGGTCGTCGACCCACTCCTCCAGCGGCGTGGCCCACGGGAGCGTCAGCAGCCCCGCCGCGTGCGCCGCCGGGGGGCGGAAGATGAAGCGCATCAGGCCTTCGGTCCGCCTGCGACGTAGATGACCTGCCCCGAGACGAAGCCGGCCCCGTCGCTGACCAGGAACGACACCGTGTGCGCGATGTCCTCGGGCTGACCGGCGCGGGCCACCGGGATCTGCGCGGCGCGCGCGGACACGTAGGTCTCCCAGTCCTCGCCGATCCGCTCCGCCGTCGCCTTCGTCATGTCGCTGACGATGAACCCGGGGGCGATGCAGTTGGCGGTGACGCCGAACTTGCCCAGCTCGATCGCCAGCGTCTTCGTGAAGCCCTGCAGGCCCGCCTTCGCGGTGGCGTAGTTGGCCTGGCCGCGGTTGCCCAGCGCCGAGGTTGACGACAGGTTGACGATCCGGCCCCACTTCGCGGCCACCATGTGCTGCTGCACGGCCTTGCTCATGAGGAACGCGCCGCGCAGGTGCACGCCCATGACCGAGTCCCAGTCGAGCTCGGTCATCTTGAACAGCAGGTTGTCGCGGGTGATCCCGGCGTTGTTGACGAGCACGGTCGGCGCGCCCAGCTCGGCCTCGACGCGGGCCACCGCCGCGGCGACGGCGTCGGCGTCGGCGACGTCAGCGCCCACCGCGAGGGCCCGCCCGCCCCCGGCGACGATCGCGTCCACGGGGGTCTTCGCAGCCGACTCCTCGAGGTCCAGCACCGCGACCGCCATCCCGTCGCGCGCCAGGCGCAGGGCGGTGGCGGCACCCAGGCCGCGCGCCCCACCGGTCACGATGGCCACCCGCTGGTCGCTCGTCAGCTGGTCGTTCGTCATCTGGGCACTCCTCGTCGCACGGCTCGGTCGGGCCTGATCCTTCCACCCACCGGGGTGCGGCCGCGGATGGACCGACCGGCCCAGCGTTCCTGGCCCGTCCGGGGCAGCCCGCCGCCGCCGGTCCCCGCAGCACGACCGCTGACCGCTCGTCCCCGCGGGGGTGACGACCCGTGTCCTCTCCGTCACCGTTCCGTGACCTGGATGGGCGACCGTTCGCCCCGGTGTCGGGGGGCGCCCCCGGTCGTCCTCCCCCGTGAGTCTCCGCCGCTATCGGAATGCGAGGGCCCGTGAGCTCTGCCGATCGATCCCGTGACCGCTCCGGCCCGGCCTGGCTGCCGCTGGCCGCCGCCGCACTGGTGGTGCCGACCGTGCTGGCCGGCCTCACGCTGCTGTGGCCGCGCCCGCAGATCGAGGGCGAGCTGACGCGCACCGCGACGGAGTCGCTCGCCGCCGCCGGACTCACCGGCGCCGGGGTGGCGTTCACCGGCCGCGACGCCGTCGTCACCGGGCTCGACGGCCCGGACGCCGCGCGGGCCGTCGAGATCGTGCAGGGCGTGGACGGGGTCCGGATCGCGCAGCTGCCCGCCGGCGGCGCGGGTGCGGAGACGGGCCCGGGCGACGGGACCGGGACCGGGGACGGGGCGGGTCCGGACGCGGCCGCGAGCGCGCCGTTCGGGATCGCGCGCCGGGGGGCCGACGTCGTCCTGACCGGCGTCGTCGGCTCCGAGGCGGAGCGCGACGCCCTCGTCGCCGCGGCCACCGAGCAGGCGGGTGGCGCCACCGTCGTCGACGAGCTGACCGTCACCCCGGGTGCCCTGCCCCAGCCCGGGGTCACCACGACGAGCGTCGGGGCGATCGCCGCCCTGCTCGGCGCCGTGCCCGCCGACATCGCGACCTCGATCGACGGCGACACCCTGACCCTGACCGGCACCGCCCCGGACTCGGCGTCGGCCCAGGCCGCGGGGGCCGCCCTGGGCGCGCTGCTGCCGGGCACGACCGTCGACAACCAGCTCGCCGTCGCGGGCGGGGGTGCGGCGGCGTCCGGCGAGCTCGACGACGCGGGCAAGCGGGAGCTGCAGACCGCGATCGACGCCCTCGTCGCCGGTGCCCCGATCACGTTCGAGCCGAACAGCCCGGCGCTCACCGCGAGCGGCGCCGCCACCGTCGACGGCATCGTCACGCTCGTCGCGCTGGTGCCCGGGGCGCGGGTACAGGTCGACGGCTACGTCGCCACCGGGCCCGGCGACGGCGTGCTCACCGCGCAGGAGCTGTCCGACCAGCGCGCGGCCGCCGTCCGCGACGCGCTGGTGGCCGGTGGGGTGCCCGCCGACAACATCACCGCACGCGGTCTCGGCGAGGGCGACACCCCGGCGGCCCAGGCGGCCGGGCGCCGCGTCGAGATCACCGTCGTCTGAGTCCCCCGTCCGCATCCGCTCGAGGAGGAGTCGTCGTGCTCTGGTTGTTCGCCCAGGTCTGGGTCTGGTTGATCGTCGCGCTGGCGCTCGGGGTGCTGGCCGGCTGGCTGTTCTGGGCCCGCCCGCTGCGCCGCCGGGTCGCCGAGCTCGAGTCCTCCCGCGGTCAGGCGGCGCCGCCGTCCCGCTCCGCCGCCTGACCCATCCGCTCCCGCACCGCTCTCTGGAGGAACACCGTGTCTTGGCTCTACGGGCAGACCTGGCTCTGGTACCTGCTGGCGTTCCTGGTCGGCGTGCTGCTGGCCTGGCTGCTCCTGGTGGTCCCGGCCGGGCGGCGGCTGCGGGCGCTGGAGCGCGGGCGGCCGGCCGCGGGCCCGGACGGGCGGGACCGGCCCGCCCCCGCGGCGGCGGAGCCCGTCGCGCTGCGCAAGGACGAGCGCCGGCCCGCGGTGGACGACGCGGTCACCGAGCAGATTCCGGCCGTCGACCCCGCGCTGAGCATCCTGGACACCTCGCGCTCGCGCCCCGACCTCGCCGCCGGGGCCACCGCCGCCGGGCTGGGGGCGGCCGGCCTGGGGGCGGCCGGGCTGGGGGCGGCCGGGCTCACCGCCGCGGACGACAGCGAGACCACCCGCGAGATCCCCCGCGTCTCCCCCGACGACGAGACCCGCGAGATCGACATCTCCGGCACCCGGGACACGACCGTCCTCCCGGTCACCCCGCCCGCCGAACCCGACTCCACGACCGTGATCGAGCGACCGGCCGCCGACGCTCCGGCCGCCAACGCTCCGGCCGCCGACCCGACCCGCACCGACGCGGGCGGCGGCTCCGCCGCCGCCGCCCACGCCCCCGCCTCCGACGCCCCTGCGTCCGAGACCCCGGACGCCGCGACCTCCGAAGCCGCGACCCCCGCCGTCGGTGCCGACGCGGGCGCGACCGATGCGGCGGCCGTCGGCTCCGCGGACACCGACGACTCCGCCGGACTCGGGGCAGCCGCCCTCGGTGCCACCGCCGTGGGAGCGACCGCGGTCGGGGCCACCGCCGTCGCGACATCGGGCGATCCCTCCGACGAGGCCGCCGCCGACCCGACCGCAGCGACCGGCCACGCCGCGTCGCCGACGGGGGCCGCCGCGTCCGACCCGGCCGCTCCCGTCGCTGACCCCGCCACCGACCCGAGCACCACCGACGACACCGGAACCGTCGCCGCAGCGGGCGGCTCGGCCGGCGCGGCCGAGCCCGTCACCCCGGCCGTCACGACGCCGGACCCGGCCGTGCCCGCGGTCGACGGGCGAGCTGTCCCGGACCCGGTGGGCGCCGACCCGGTGGGCGCCGACCCGGCGAGCGCAGACCCGGGCACCGCTGAGGCGGGCGCCGCGGGCGAGGACGTCCCGACCTCGGGCACGGACACCGGCCCCGGGACCGCCGCCGCCCTCGGC
This sequence is a window from Pseudonocardia petroleophila. Protein-coding genes within it:
- the arfA gene encoding channel-forming protein ArfA/OmpATb, coding for MSSADRSRDRSGPAWLPLAAAALVVPTVLAGLTLLWPRPQIEGELTRTATESLAAAGLTGAGVAFTGRDAVVTGLDGPDAARAVEIVQGVDGVRIAQLPAGGAGAETGPGDGTGTGDGAGPDAAASAPFGIARRGADVVLTGVVGSEAERDALVAAATEQAGGATVVDELTVTPGALPQPGVTTTSVGAIAALLGAVPADIATSIDGDTLTLTGTAPDSASAQAAGAALGALLPGTTVDNQLAVAGGGAAASGELDDAGKRELQTAIDALVAGAPITFEPNSPALTASGAATVDGIVTLVALVPGARVQVDGYVATGPGDGVLTAQELSDQRAAAVRDALVAGGVPADNITARGLGEGDTPAAQAAGRRVEITVV
- a CDS encoding sunset domain-containing protein, with protein sequence MSWLYGQTWLWYLLAFLVGVLLAWLLLVVPAGRRLRALERGRPAAGPDGRDRPAPAAAEPVALRKDERRPAVDDAVTEQIPAVDPALSILDTSRSRPDLAAGATAAGLGAAGLGAAGLGAAGLTAADDSETTREIPRVSPDDETREIDISGTRDTTVLPVTPPAEPDSTTVIERPAADAPAANAPAADPTRTDAGGGSAAAAHAPASDAPASETPDAATSEAATPAVGADAGATDAAAVGSADTDDSAGLGAAALGATAVGATAVGATAVATSGDPSDEAAADPTAATGHAASPTGAAASDPAAPVADPATDPSTTDDTGTVAAAGGSAGAAEPVTPAVTTPDPAVPAVDGRAVPDPVGADPVGADPASADPGTAEAGAAGEDVPTSGTDTGPGTAAALGAAGLGAGAVTAAAVSRDDGPADAAATDAATTNAATTNDTAAGAASTDAAATGDAPAASDAADPAAGAPTGVSGSDIVSSVSDSPADTPAPADGHAGTATGAAAASVGAAAVGAGDVGAGALGAAAAGGGAGDADDAPFGPGSVRATADGASPDPAFGIKGNVDTMRYHGRSSPYFERTRAAVWFRTGRDAEEAGFVAWNTRGRIPRSPAVPATPQGLLGTPDTAGTAAPETGAPETAAPAVSPGRFPGSALPLAGGAAPSPEHTIKGNADSMLYHTPESPYYGRTKAEVWFTSTADAEAAGFADWKRRTR
- the fabG gene encoding 3-oxoacyl-ACP reductase FabG, whose product is MTNDQLTSDQRVAIVTGGARGLGAATALRLARDGMAVAVLDLEESAAKTPVDAIVAGGGRALAVGADVADADAVAAAVARVEAELGAPTVLVNNAGITRDNLLFKMTELDWDSVMGVHLRGAFLMSKAVQQHMVAAKWGRIVNLSSTSALGNRGQANYATAKAGLQGFTKTLAIELGKFGVTANCIAPGFIVSDMTKATAERIGEDWETYVSARAAQIPVARAGQPEDIAHTVSFLVSDGAGFVSGQVIYVAGGPKA
- a CDS encoding DUF4032 domain-containing protein, translated to MRFIFRPPAAHAAGLLTLPWATPLEEWVDDHLLEVAQRGISRHVVRFVEVDGMVYALKEIDERLARREYRLLGELEAMEMPAVSVLGICVERGDGQDAILVTRFLDYSMSYRYVFSHGHTQQPTDQLIDAMVELLARLHLAGLFWGDCSLSNTLFRPDAGSVAAYLVDAETAELHPSLTDGQRGFDIDYAVERVGGELLDLQAGGLLPDDVDPIRIAAELPARYHALWDELTREELMRPDEQRYRVAERVDRLNELGFDVDEIELVTTAEGTRLKVHTRVAESGRHRHRLFVLTGLQVTENQARRLLNDVVSYRAYLEQKEGRQVPETVAGHRWRSEVYDRVMAMVPPELSDRLAPAELFHEILEHRWFLSEQAGTDVGTTAAARSYVQRILPATPKTLTVLPESGAPS